One genomic segment of Gemmatimonadota bacterium includes these proteins:
- a CDS encoding tyrosine--tRNA ligase, with amino-acid sequence MPDLLATLTDRGMVHDATPDLAPRLAQGPITGYVGFDPTADSLHVGNLVPVMALAWLQRLGGRPVVLVGGGTGLVGDPSGKRAERPMLSEEQTASNAAAIRAQLAQFLTFGDGPSDARMRNNADWLRPLGLLEFLRDAGKHFTISYMLQKDSVKSRMESGISFTEFTYMLVQAYDFAHLARTEGCELQLGGSDQWGNITAGIELGGRRDGQKLHGLTLPLLTTASGAKFGKSEAGNVWLDPAKTSPYAFHQFWLQVEDADVERLLRFFTFLPLEEIAAVMAGHASDPGKRVAQRRLADDVTGRIHGAASVARVTAAAAILFGGGDLATADAETLAMVAGAVPGTTVTQDAIAAGVPVADALVGCGLAASKGEARRGLEAGGFSINGVVTDHTRIVTGADALAGGVILLRKGKRSWAAMRLEG; translated from the coding sequence ATGCCTGATCTGCTCGCCACACTCACCGACCGCGGGATGGTGCACGACGCCACGCCCGACCTCGCCCCGCGCCTGGCGCAGGGCCCGATCACCGGCTACGTCGGCTTCGATCCGACGGCGGACTCCCTGCACGTCGGCAACCTGGTCCCGGTCATGGCGCTCGCCTGGCTGCAGCGGCTCGGCGGCCGGCCGGTCGTCCTCGTCGGCGGCGGCACCGGACTGGTGGGTGACCCCTCCGGCAAGCGGGCCGAACGGCCGATGCTCAGTGAAGAACAGACGGCGAGCAACGCGGCGGCGATCCGGGCGCAGTTGGCGCAGTTCCTCACCTTCGGTGACGGCCCCAGCGACGCCCGGATGCGCAACAACGCCGACTGGCTCCGACCGCTCGGGCTGCTCGAGTTCCTGCGCGACGCCGGCAAGCACTTCACCATCAGCTACATGCTGCAGAAGGACAGCGTGAAGAGCCGGATGGAGAGCGGGATCTCGTTCACCGAGTTCACCTACATGCTGGTGCAGGCCTACGACTTTGCGCATCTGGCGCGCACCGAAGGCTGTGAGCTGCAACTCGGTGGCAGCGATCAGTGGGGCAACATCACGGCAGGCATCGAACTGGGGGGACGGCGAGACGGCCAGAAGCTGCACGGCTTGACGTTGCCGCTGCTGACCACCGCCAGCGGCGCCAAGTTCGGAAAGAGCGAGGCGGGCAATGTCTGGCTCGACCCGGCGAAGACCTCGCCCTACGCCTTCCATCAGTTCTGGCTGCAGGTCGAGGATGCCGACGTGGAGCGATTGCTCCGCTTCTTCACCTTCCTCCCGTTGGAGGAGATCGCGGCGGTGATGGCGGGCCATGCGTCCGATCCCGGGAAGCGCGTGGCCCAGCGGCGACTGGCGGATGACGTCACGGGACGGATTCATGGAGCGGCGAGTGTGGCGCGCGTCACGGCCGCGGCCGCGATCCTCTTCGGGGGCGGCGACCTCGCGACGGCCGATGCCGAGACGCTGGCGATGGTGGCCGGCGCCGTACCCGGGACGACCGTGACGCAGGACGCGATCGCAGCTGGCGTACCCGTGGCGGATGCCCTGGTGGGATGCGGACTGGCCGCATCGAAGGGAGAGGCGAGGCGAGGACTCGAAGCCGGCGGCTTTTCGATCAACGGTGTGGTCACGGATCACACTCGAATCGTCACCGGCGCAGATGCACTGGCAGGCGGCGTCATTCTCCTCCGCAAGGGGAAGCGCAGCTGGGCGGCGATGCGACTGGAGGGGTGA
- a CDS encoding PBP1A family penicillin-binding protein, translating into MAKSPGPVRRWWRQASLKRRLLAIVLVGAVFGMAALVGAWTRACANDACPDINTLEAYDADQTSKVFAADGRLITELGTQRRTVVSLKEMAPIIPEAFLAVEDKRFYQHHGIDWLRFFGAVKTNILHAKVAAGFSTITMQLVGNLWPEDVDRRQRRGVAGVVRKIREAKLALAIESRYPKEKILELYLNQINLGSRSAGVQAASQRYFGKSASELNVAEAAMLAALPKAPDGYNPRKYPRAAVGRRNTIIQLLQEEGKLSVEEAESWKSYPLALSARPDNSIFAEYFVDYVRQQLLAKFGEELYTGGYRIYTTLDLNAQMAAEQALETQMQRIEADQFGKFPHKSYREFHDARAADAPELRSTPYLQGGALVLEAQTGNILAMVGGRDFNDSKFNRMVQAERQPGSTFKPIVYAAALEAGLTLEDSELDAPISVPIPDQPNWEPKNYDGKFSNTNMTLRQAIWQSTNSIAVKVGLKVGVNAIYDEARRFGITGRVARVPAMVLGSADVRPIEMISAYTTFANLGDRVTPIAILRVEDKRGKILYQEKTKRTTVLDEGTAFTLATALRGVVTNGTANASVYRAGFTIPSGGKTGTTNDYRDVWYIGFTKDLVAGVWMGFDSPQWIMPGAQGGKLAAPAWTQMMLEIYQRRKAPGDWTAPEVRTVTMEIDKTNGLRATPFCPDDVREVRTYPQGQEPKEFCPLHSPFRPGGGEH; encoded by the coding sequence ATGGCCAAATCTCCCGGACCCGTCCGCCGCTGGTGGCGACAGGCCTCGCTCAAGCGCCGCCTGCTGGCCATCGTCCTGGTCGGCGCCGTCTTCGGGATGGCCGCGCTGGTCGGTGCCTGGACCCGCGCCTGCGCCAACGACGCCTGCCCCGACATCAACACCCTCGAGGCCTACGACGCCGACCAGACCTCCAAGGTCTTCGCCGCCGACGGCCGCCTGATCACCGAGCTCGGCACCCAACGCCGCACGGTCGTCTCGCTCAAGGAGATGGCGCCGATCATTCCCGAGGCGTTCCTGGCCGTCGAGGACAAGCGCTTCTACCAGCACCACGGCATCGACTGGCTGCGCTTCTTCGGGGCGGTGAAGACCAACATCCTGCACGCCAAGGTGGCGGCCGGCTTCTCGACCATCACGATGCAGCTGGTCGGCAACCTCTGGCCGGAAGATGTCGACCGCCGTCAGCGGCGCGGGGTGGCCGGTGTGGTGCGCAAGATCCGCGAGGCGAAGCTCGCCCTCGCGATCGAGTCGCGCTACCCGAAGGAGAAGATCCTCGAGCTCTATCTGAACCAGATCAATCTCGGGTCGCGCTCGGCCGGTGTGCAGGCGGCGTCGCAGCGCTATTTCGGGAAGTCGGCGTCGGAGCTGAACGTGGCCGAGGCCGCCATGCTGGCCGCCTTGCCGAAGGCCCCCGATGGCTACAATCCGCGCAAGTATCCGCGGGCGGCGGTCGGCCGGCGCAACACCATCATCCAGCTGCTGCAGGAAGAGGGGAAGCTCTCGGTCGAGGAGGCCGAGAGCTGGAAGTCGTATCCGCTCGCACTGTCCGCGCGCCCCGACAATTCGATCTTCGCCGAGTATTTCGTCGATTATGTCCGGCAGCAGTTGCTCGCGAAGTTCGGCGAGGAGCTCTACACCGGCGGGTATCGGATCTACACCACGCTGGACCTCAACGCGCAGATGGCCGCCGAGCAGGCGCTCGAGACCCAGATGCAGCGGATCGAGGCCGACCAGTTCGGGAAGTTCCCGCACAAGAGCTATCGCGAGTTCCACGACGCCCGCGCCGCCGACGCGCCGGAACTCCGCAGCACGCCGTATCTGCAGGGCGGCGCGCTGGTGCTCGAGGCGCAGACCGGCAACATCCTCGCGATGGTCGGCGGCCGCGATTTCAACGACTCGAAGTTCAACCGGATGGTGCAGGCGGAACGCCAGCCGGGCTCGACGTTCAAGCCGATCGTCTATGCCGCCGCGCTGGAGGCCGGCCTGACGCTCGAGGATAGCGAGCTCGACGCCCCGATCTCCGTGCCCATTCCGGACCAGCCGAACTGGGAGCCGAAGAACTACGACGGCAAGTTCAGCAACACCAACATGACGCTGCGCCAGGCGATCTGGCAGTCGACCAACAGCATCGCGGTCAAGGTCGGGCTGAAGGTCGGCGTCAACGCCATCTACGACGAGGCCCGCCGCTTCGGGATCACCGGCCGCGTCGCGCGGGTGCCGGCGATGGTCCTCGGCTCGGCCGACGTTCGCCCGATCGAGATGATCTCCGCGTACACGACCTTCGCGAACCTTGGTGACCGCGTCACGCCGATCGCGATCCTCCGCGTGGAGGACAAGCGCGGCAAGATTCTCTACCAGGAAAAGACCAAGCGGACCACCGTGCTCGACGAGGGCACGGCCTTCACCCTCGCCACCGCCCTGCGCGGTGTCGTGACCAACGGCACCGCGAACGCCTCGGTGTATCGCGCCGGATTCACGATCCCCTCGGGTGGCAAGACGGGCACCACGAACGATTATCGTGACGTCTGGTACATCGGCTTCACCAAGGATCTGGTGGCTGGCGTCTGGATGGGGTTCGACTCGCCGCAGTGGATCATGCCGGGTGCACAGGGCGGCAAGCTCGCCGCGCCGGCGTGGACGCAGATGATGCTGGAGATCTATCAGCGCCGGAAGGCGCCGGGCGATTGGACCGCTCCCGAGGTGCGCACGGTCACGATGGAGATCGACAAGACCAACGGACTCCGGGCCACGCCGTTCTGCCCCGATGACGTCCGCGAGGTGCGCACCTATCCCCAGGGCCAGGAACCGAAGGAGTTCTGTCCACTCCATTCGCCATTCCGGCCGGGCGGCGGCGAGCACTGA
- a CDS encoding amidohydrolase family protein → MLRITAPWLLPIDAPPVPDAALLIDDAGRIVAVGPDAAVPVPEVARQITVADAALLPGLVNTHTHLELTGFAGMVEEADFWEWILHVIRIKAARLEEEFFLQAQAGIRASWASGVTTVCDTGSTGQVIAALNDLGASGIAHHEVFGAHPDECDGAMKAFSRDLDRLAHQATGRVHLGVSPHAPYTVSGPLYRASCDLARAHGVPIAVHTAEPPGESSLLGDFTGIFADAFVARGVPRPSLEAISPVAWMATHGVWSDRTLCIHAINVDDADADILQRHGSAVATCPRSNRRHHLVDPPLRRYVDRKLRIGIGTDSEVSVAPLDLLAEAREAGRLAGWTVRETLRAVTLGGAEALGLAAETGSLTVGKWADVVAVRVPPEGDVERAVLGSGPPEVLGTWLSGRAVHGVGRAAP, encoded by the coding sequence ATGCTGCGAATCACCGCGCCGTGGCTGCTGCCGATCGACGCGCCACCGGTGCCCGATGCCGCGTTGCTGATCGATGACGCTGGCCGGATCGTCGCCGTCGGTCCAGACGCCGCGGTGCCGGTTCCGGAAGTCGCCCGGCAGATCACCGTGGCCGACGCCGCGCTCCTGCCGGGCCTCGTCAACACCCACACCCACCTCGAGCTCACCGGCTTCGCCGGGATGGTCGAGGAGGCGGACTTCTGGGAGTGGATCCTCCACGTCATCAGGATCAAGGCGGCCCGCCTGGAGGAGGAGTTCTTCCTGCAGGCGCAGGCCGGGATCCGCGCGTCATGGGCCTCGGGCGTCACCACGGTGTGTGATACCGGCTCGACCGGGCAGGTGATCGCCGCGCTGAACGATCTCGGGGCGAGCGGCATCGCGCACCACGAGGTCTTCGGCGCCCATCCCGACGAATGCGATGGCGCGATGAAGGCCTTCTCCCGCGACCTTGACCGTCTGGCGCATCAGGCCACCGGTCGCGTCCACCTCGGCGTCTCGCCACACGCCCCCTACACCGTGAGCGGTCCGCTCTATCGGGCCTCGTGCGACCTGGCCCGCGCTCACGGGGTGCCGATCGCGGTGCACACCGCCGAGCCGCCGGGCGAGAGCAGTCTGCTCGGCGACTTCACCGGCATCTTTGCCGATGCGTTCGTGGCGCGTGGTGTGCCGCGCCCCTCGCTCGAGGCGATCTCGCCGGTCGCGTGGATGGCGACGCACGGCGTCTGGTCCGACCGGACGCTGTGCATCCATGCCATCAACGTTGACGATGCCGATGCCGACATTCTCCAGCGTCACGGCAGCGCGGTGGCGACCTGCCCCCGATCCAATCGCCGGCATCACCTCGTCGACCCGCCGCTCCGCCGCTACGTCGATCGGAAGCTGCGGATCGGGATCGGGACGGATTCCGAGGTGAGTGTGGCGCCGCTCGACCTGCTGGCCGAGGCTCGCGAGGCGGGCAGGCTGGCGGGATGGACCGTGCGCGAGACGCTGCGCGCGGTCACGCTGGGCGGGGCGGAAGCGCTCGGTCTGGCAGCCGAGACCGGCTCGCTCACGGTCGGCAAGTGGGCGGACGTGGTGGCCGTGCGCGTGCCGCCGGAAGGCGACGTCGAGCGTGCCGTCCTCGGCAGCGGCCCGCCTGAGGTCCTGGGGACCTGGCTCAGCGGCCGTGCGGTGCACGGGGTCGGCCGCGCCGCCCCTTGA
- a CDS encoding HNH endonuclease, whose amino-acid sequence MVPTRRALRLVIEGKAEIVEADGDELIRSARLQMPRPAIIRLVRFVHVPRRFRRQVTNTFLFARDHYTCQYCARTQHQLRTRECLTRDHVVPQSRGGTNAWDNVVTACSSCNTKKGSHLPAEIGMVPLHPPTEPHFVHLSWAIRRLTSKQMKYIRLFYGDQALAAILPRP is encoded by the coding sequence ATGGTGCCCACCCGTCGGGCGCTTCGGCTTGTCATCGAGGGCAAGGCCGAGATCGTGGAGGCCGATGGCGACGAGCTGATACGAAGTGCGCGGCTCCAAATGCCGCGCCCGGCCATCATCCGCCTCGTCCGCTTCGTGCACGTCCCCCGCCGTTTCCGCCGCCAAGTCACCAACACCTTCCTCTTCGCCCGCGACCACTACACGTGCCAGTACTGCGCGCGCACGCAGCATCAGCTGCGCACCCGCGAATGCCTGACGCGCGACCACGTGGTGCCGCAGTCGCGCGGGGGCACGAACGCCTGGGACAACGTCGTGACGGCGTGCAGCAGCTGCAACACCAAGAAGGGAAGCCATCTCCCGGCCGAGATCGGGATGGTCCCGCTCCATCCGCCGACTGAGCCGCACTTCGTCCATCTCTCCTGGGCGATCCGTCGGCTCACCAGCAAGCAGATGAAGTACATCCGCCTCTTCTACGGCGACCAGGCGCTCGCCGCGATCCTGCCACGCCCCTGA